Proteins encoded together in one Myxocyprinus asiaticus isolate MX2 ecotype Aquarium Trade chromosome 21, UBuf_Myxa_2, whole genome shotgun sequence window:
- the btbd6a gene encoding BTB/POZ domain-containing protein 6-A isoform X1, with the protein MPAAPECRLSHHGRLMKCVSFLLLLPETLKKLNRASKHPDRLSVCYNILNISLKKRMAAELYSVNDPTAVPKNGTVMLNIPEKKSVEPVTQTAKSIATTPTTEQNINNNNVEIPSWQSAHPTLRERNALMFNNEQMADVHFIVGPTGESERVPAHKYVLAVGSSVFCAMFYGDLAEGDSDIHIPDVEPAAFLILLKYMYSDEIELSADTVLATLYAAKKYLVSALARACVGFLETSLEARNACMLLSQSRLFEEPELTQRCWEVIDAQAELALRCESFSEIDLPTLESILHRETMNVKEVVVFQAVLCWAKAECRRQGLSPTAHNQRSVLGKALHLVRLPAMTLQEFADGAAQSNILTLDEINKIFLWYTAASKPSLGFPVMARKGLAPQRCHRFQSSAYRSNQWRYRGRCDSIQFAVDKCVFIAGLSLYGSSGGKAEYNVRIELKRQGVLLAQHVTKFASDGSSSTFPVWFEHPVQVEQDAFYTVSAVLDGSELSYFGQEGMTEVQCGKVTFQFQCSSDSTNGTGVQGGQIPELIFYA; encoded by the exons ATGCCCGCTGCGCCGGAATGCAGACTGTCCCATCATGGTCGTTTAATGAAATGTGTGTCTTTTTTACTCTTGCTTCCCGAAACGTTAAAGAAGTTGAACAGGGCAAGCAAGCACCCCGACAGGCTATCTGTATGCTATAACATCTTAAATATTTCCCTGAAGAAAAGGATGGCAGCAGAACTATATTCCGTGAACGATCCTACCGCTGTGCCGAAGAACGGGACCGTGATGCTGAACATACCCGAGAAGAAGAGCGTGGAGCCGGTTACGCAGACCGCCAAGTCCATCGCCACGACACCGACGACCGAgcaaaacatcaacaacaacaacgtgGAGATTCCCAGCTGGCAGTCCGCGCATCCGACGTTACGCGAAAG AAATGCACTTATGTTCAATAATGAACAAATGGCAGACGTTCATTTCATCGTTGGTCCCACCGGTGAATCCGAGAGGGTCCCGGCACACAAA TATGTGCTGGCAGTGGGGAGCTCGGTTTTCTGTGCCATGTTTTATGGGGATCTCGCGGAAGGGGACTCTGATATCCATATTCCAGATGTGGAACCCGCTGCGTTTCTCATCCTGCTCAA ATACATGTACAGTGATGAGATAGAGCTGTCCGCAGACACAGTGCTGGCTACTCTCTACGCTGCCAAGAAATACCTAGTGTCTGCACTGGCTCGAGCATGTGTAGGTTTCCTTGAGACGAGCCTGGAAGCGCGAAATGCGTGCATGCTGCTATCTCAGAGTCGATTGTTTGAGGAGCCGGAGCTCACTCAGAGGTGTTGGGAAGTGATCGACGCCCAGGCAGAACTTGCGCTGCGTTGCGAGAGTTTCTCTGAGATTGACCTGCCCACGCTGGAGAGCATCCTACACAGGGAGACGATGAATGTGAAGGAGGTTGTGGTGTTCCAGGCGGTGTTGTGCTGGGCCAAGGCAGAGTGTAGGAGGCAAGGCCTGAGCCCCACTGCACACAACCAGCGTTCTGTGCTGGGGAAAGCACTGCACCTTGTGCGCCTGCCTGCCATGACACTGCAGGAATTTGCAGACGGAGCTGCACAGTCAAATATTTTAACCCTTGATGAAATAAACAAAATCTTCCTCTGGTACACGGCTGCTTCAAAACCTTCGCTGGGATTCCCAGTTATGGCCAGAAAGGGGCTGGCACCACAACGCTGTCATCGGTTTCAATCCTCCGCCTACCGGAGCAACCAGTGGCGCTACCGTGGACGATGTGACAGCATCCAGTTTGCTGTGGACAAATGCGTGTTTATCGCTGGACTCAGTCTGTATGGCTCCAGTGGCGGGAAAGCAGAATATAATGTCAGAATTGAACTGAAGAGACAGGGAGTGCTCCTAGCACAACATGTGACCAAGTTTGCGTCAGATGGTTCTAGCTCAACGTTCCCCGTGTGGTTTGAGCACCCAGTACAGGTGGAACAGGACGCATTCTACACGGTTAGTGCTGTTCTAGATGGGAGTGAACTAAGTTATTTTGGACAAGAAGGGATGACAGAAGTCCAGTGTGGGAAAGTCACTTTTCAGTTTCAGTGCTCCTCTGACAGTACAAATGGTACAGGGGTGCAGGGGGGTCAAATTCCAGAGCTGATATTTTACGCATGA
- the btbd6a gene encoding BTB/POZ domain-containing protein 6-A isoform X2, translated as MAAELYSVNDPTAVPKNGTVMLNIPEKKSVEPVTQTAKSIATTPTTEQNINNNNVEIPSWQSAHPTLRERNALMFNNEQMADVHFIVGPTGESERVPAHKYVLAVGSSVFCAMFYGDLAEGDSDIHIPDVEPAAFLILLKYMYSDEIELSADTVLATLYAAKKYLVSALARACVGFLETSLEARNACMLLSQSRLFEEPELTQRCWEVIDAQAELALRCESFSEIDLPTLESILHRETMNVKEVVVFQAVLCWAKAECRRQGLSPTAHNQRSVLGKALHLVRLPAMTLQEFADGAAQSNILTLDEINKIFLWYTAASKPSLGFPVMARKGLAPQRCHRFQSSAYRSNQWRYRGRCDSIQFAVDKCVFIAGLSLYGSSGGKAEYNVRIELKRQGVLLAQHVTKFASDGSSSTFPVWFEHPVQVEQDAFYTVSAVLDGSELSYFGQEGMTEVQCGKVTFQFQCSSDSTNGTGVQGGQIPELIFYA; from the exons ATGGCAGCAGAACTATATTCCGTGAACGATCCTACCGCTGTGCCGAAGAACGGGACCGTGATGCTGAACATACCCGAGAAGAAGAGCGTGGAGCCGGTTACGCAGACCGCCAAGTCCATCGCCACGACACCGACGACCGAgcaaaacatcaacaacaacaacgtgGAGATTCCCAGCTGGCAGTCCGCGCATCCGACGTTACGCGAAAG AAATGCACTTATGTTCAATAATGAACAAATGGCAGACGTTCATTTCATCGTTGGTCCCACCGGTGAATCCGAGAGGGTCCCGGCACACAAA TATGTGCTGGCAGTGGGGAGCTCGGTTTTCTGTGCCATGTTTTATGGGGATCTCGCGGAAGGGGACTCTGATATCCATATTCCAGATGTGGAACCCGCTGCGTTTCTCATCCTGCTCAA ATACATGTACAGTGATGAGATAGAGCTGTCCGCAGACACAGTGCTGGCTACTCTCTACGCTGCCAAGAAATACCTAGTGTCTGCACTGGCTCGAGCATGTGTAGGTTTCCTTGAGACGAGCCTGGAAGCGCGAAATGCGTGCATGCTGCTATCTCAGAGTCGATTGTTTGAGGAGCCGGAGCTCACTCAGAGGTGTTGGGAAGTGATCGACGCCCAGGCAGAACTTGCGCTGCGTTGCGAGAGTTTCTCTGAGATTGACCTGCCCACGCTGGAGAGCATCCTACACAGGGAGACGATGAATGTGAAGGAGGTTGTGGTGTTCCAGGCGGTGTTGTGCTGGGCCAAGGCAGAGTGTAGGAGGCAAGGCCTGAGCCCCACTGCACACAACCAGCGTTCTGTGCTGGGGAAAGCACTGCACCTTGTGCGCCTGCCTGCCATGACACTGCAGGAATTTGCAGACGGAGCTGCACAGTCAAATATTTTAACCCTTGATGAAATAAACAAAATCTTCCTCTGGTACACGGCTGCTTCAAAACCTTCGCTGGGATTCCCAGTTATGGCCAGAAAGGGGCTGGCACCACAACGCTGTCATCGGTTTCAATCCTCCGCCTACCGGAGCAACCAGTGGCGCTACCGTGGACGATGTGACAGCATCCAGTTTGCTGTGGACAAATGCGTGTTTATCGCTGGACTCAGTCTGTATGGCTCCAGTGGCGGGAAAGCAGAATATAATGTCAGAATTGAACTGAAGAGACAGGGAGTGCTCCTAGCACAACATGTGACCAAGTTTGCGTCAGATGGTTCTAGCTCAACGTTCCCCGTGTGGTTTGAGCACCCAGTACAGGTGGAACAGGACGCATTCTACACGGTTAGTGCTGTTCTAGATGGGAGTGAACTAAGTTATTTTGGACAAGAAGGGATGACAGAAGTCCAGTGTGGGAAAGTCACTTTTCAGTTTCAGTGCTCCTCTGACAGTACAAATGGTACAGGGGTGCAGGGGGGTCAAATTCCAGAGCTGATATTTTACGCATGA